GGATTCGGTCAATTGTTCCCGACACAACTCGAAATACCAATCGTGAAGACACAGACCGTGAAACTCGTCAAATCGGGATTCAAATTCCCGCGCAAGGAGCATTGCCCGCAGACGATGTACGACGCGCAGATGGCTTATTTCCTGAATTGCGTCCGCACAGGGACGACACCTGTCCCCGGGGGATTGGAAGGGCTGGTGAATATGAAGGTTGTGGATGCGGCGTATAAATCCGGCAAAACTGGAAAAGTGGTACAAGTCCAGAAATGAGGAGAAAAATGAAAACTGCTTTAGTGATCAGTCCCCATGCCGATGACGCCGCCGCCTTTTGCGGCGCGACCATCGCCAAGCTCGCCGATGACGGCTGGAATATCGTTCTGGTGCGTGTCACTGATGACCGTAAAGATTCGGTGGGCTTGACCATCGAGGAGACGATTGCCAAAAACACGGAAGAACTGCACAACGCCGCGAAAATCCTGGGCGTGAAGGAGATCGTCGAACTGGGCTTCGAGACCGATATGCTGGCAGACGTCCCACTGGGGAAACTGCGGGAACGGATGGTGTATCTGTTCCGAAAGTACAAACCCTATGCCGTCTTCTCGTTCGACCCGTTTGGATTGTACGAAAATAACCAGGATCACGTCCGCATTGCGCAGGCAGTGGATGAAGCCTACTGGGTCGCCTGTTTCGACAAACACTACCCCGAACATTTTGTGGAAGGACTTGAACCGTTCTCCGTATGCGAGCGCTGGTATTTTGCCCGTCAACTTCCGAATGTAACCCACTATGAAGAAGTCGCCGCGACCATCGAGCGGAAGATCGACGCCGTCTGCGCCCACCGCGAGATGATGAAGAACACCATTAATCAATATCAATTGCAGATGAAGACCTGGGGTAAACAAGTGGCGTGGCTGCAACAATCCAAAGACGGCGATATGAAACCGTTGATCGGGTTGTTCCTTCAGGAGCAGGCAAAGGGATTGGCTGAAGCGGCGGGCTGGGATACTGAATTGCAACTTGCCGAATCCTTCCGCCTGGAACGTTTCGGCGGGTTGGAGGAGTTGTTTCAGATGATGGCGGAACCGCTGGATGAATCTGAACCCGCACCCGTCCGCGCCGACTTGGATCATCCGCAGGAAGAACCGACAAATGAAACCGAACAGGCGCACATCATACCTCTGGATATTAAAGAACGCATCCGCATCATGGGGCATCACCACTTGTGCGCAGGCGCGTTCGATGAACTGCTC
This portion of the Anaerolineales bacterium genome encodes:
- a CDS encoding DUF1284 domain-containing protein, with the translated sequence MKTALVISPHADDAAAFCGATIAKLADDGWNIVLVRVTDDRKDSVGLTIEETIAKNTEELHNAAKILGVKEIVELGFETDMLADVPLGKLRERMVYLFRKYKPYAVFSFDPFGLYENNQDHVRIAQAVDEAYWVACFDKHYPEHFVEGLEPFSVCERWYFARQLPNVTHYEEVAATIERKIDAVCAHREMMKNTINQYQLQMKTWGKQVAWLQQSKDGDMKPLIGLFLQEQAKGLAEAAGWDTELQLAESFRLERFGGLEELFQMMAEPLDESEPAPVRADLDHPQEEPTNETEQAHIIPLDIKERIRIMGHHHLCAGAFDELLKMPIFRIGYASLVDHIDPNPDLIIETVYGYGQFCYHCGYFSQDEGRCTSGWKNKLAKDYAVLEHLGLKPGSQTRLEDLQKLLAEKVSYEKLEEFCGPGGPGKCEFYALGVCQKSFAALREKYGITK